In endosymbiont of unidentified scaly snail isolate Monju, the following are encoded in one genomic region:
- the ispB gene encoding octaprenyl diphosphate synthase, giving the protein MDLDSIRELIADDLKATNQLILDRLSSDVVLINQIGHYIVGSGGKRLRPIIVLLSARALGYTGNHHVELAAIVEFIHTATLLHDDVVDGSEKRRNRDTANAVWGNAASVLVGDFLYSRAFEMMVAVDSMRVMEILSTATNQIAEGEVLQLLNCNDPDTDETRYREVVLRKTATLFEAGARLGAVVADACEREEKAMASYGLHLGMAFQMIDDALDYGSSQADIGKNIGDDLAEGKPTLPLIRAMAVADKPTRAMLREVIEQGGADRVEEVRRAIESTDAIAYTARLAKEEAERARQAIADLPNSSYLTALMALADFAVDRPF; this is encoded by the coding sequence ATGGATCTCGACAGCATCCGCGAACTGATCGCGGACGATCTCAAGGCCACCAACCAGCTGATACTCGACCGCCTGAGTTCCGACGTGGTGCTGATCAACCAGATCGGCCACTACATCGTCGGCAGCGGCGGCAAGCGGCTGCGCCCCATTATCGTGCTGCTTTCGGCGCGCGCCCTGGGGTACACCGGCAACCACCATGTCGAGCTGGCGGCCATCGTCGAGTTCATTCACACAGCCACCCTGCTGCACGACGACGTGGTGGACGGCTCGGAGAAGCGCCGCAACCGCGATACTGCCAATGCCGTCTGGGGCAATGCCGCCAGCGTGCTGGTCGGCGACTTCCTCTACTCGCGCGCCTTCGAGATGATGGTGGCGGTCGACAGCATGCGGGTGATGGAGATCCTCTCCACCGCCACCAACCAGATCGCCGAGGGCGAGGTGTTGCAGCTGCTCAACTGCAACGACCCGGACACCGACGAAACGCGCTACCGTGAGGTGGTCCTGCGCAAGACGGCCACCCTGTTCGAGGCCGGGGCGCGACTGGGCGCGGTGGTCGCCGATGCCTGTGAACGCGAGGAAAAGGCCATGGCCAGCTACGGCCTGCATCTGGGCATGGCCTTCCAGATGATCGACGACGCCCTGGACTACGGCTCCTCGCAGGCCGACATCGGCAAGAACATCGGTGACGACCTGGCCGAGGGCAAGCCCACCCTGCCGCTGATCCGCGCCATGGCGGTGGCCGACAAGCCCACCCGCGCCATGCTGCGTGAGGTCATCGAACAGGGTGGCGCCGACCGTGTCGAGGAAGTACGCCGGGCCATTGAATCGACCGACGCGATCGCGTACACTGCCCGCCTCGCGAAAGAAGAGGCCGAGCGCGCCCGGCAGGCCATCGCCGATCTGCCGAACAGCAGCTACCTCACCGCACTGATGGCATTGGCCGACTTCGCGGTGGATCGCCCCTTCTGA
- the lpdA gene encoding dihydrolipoyl dehydrogenase: MSKNIQAEVVVLGGGPGGYSAAFRAADLGLKTVLVERYPTLGGVCLNVGCIPSKALLHTAEVINEVAELEVMGVRYTKPKIDLDKMRAGKEAVVAKLTGGLAALAKQRKVQVVNGWGEFASPRALSVKTDDGMVQIDFDHAIIAAGSRPVKIPGFPNDDPRLLDSTGALALEDIPKRFLIIGGGIIGLEMATVYATLGSKVDIVELQPGLIPGCDPDLVRPLQKRLSKQVQNIWLNTRVADIQALKSGLKVTFEGDKAPDPQTYDKVLVAVGRTPNGKLIGADRAGVEVDERGFIPVDAHMRTNVPHIYAIGDIVGNPMLAHKAVHEGHVAAEVIAGLPALFDPMAIPSVAYTDPEIAWMGLTETEAKEKGIEIEKGVFPWAASGRALGIHREEGFTKLIFDARSKRLLGAGIVGRNAGELIGETVLALEMGADAEDIALTIHPHPTLNESIGMAAEMAEGTITDLMPPRKKR; the protein is encoded by the coding sequence ATGAGCAAGAACATCCAGGCAGAAGTGGTGGTACTCGGTGGCGGTCCGGGCGGTTACAGCGCGGCCTTCCGTGCAGCCGACCTGGGACTGAAGACAGTGCTGGTGGAACGCTATCCGACGCTGGGTGGTGTCTGCCTCAATGTCGGCTGCATCCCTTCCAAGGCCCTGTTGCACACCGCCGAGGTGATCAACGAGGTGGCCGAGCTCGAGGTCATGGGGGTGCGCTACACCAAGCCCAAGATCGACCTCGACAAGATGCGTGCCGGCAAGGAGGCGGTGGTCGCGAAGCTTACCGGCGGGCTGGCCGCGCTGGCCAAGCAACGCAAGGTGCAGGTGGTCAACGGCTGGGGCGAGTTCGCCTCGCCGCGCGCCCTCTCGGTGAAGACCGATGACGGCATGGTGCAGATCGATTTCGATCACGCCATCATCGCTGCCGGCTCGCGCCCGGTGAAGATCCCCGGCTTTCCCAATGACGACCCGCGTCTGCTCGATTCCACCGGCGCCCTGGCGCTCGAGGACATACCCAAGCGTTTTCTCATCATTGGTGGCGGCATCATCGGTCTGGAGATGGCTACCGTCTATGCCACCCTGGGTTCGAAAGTCGACATCGTCGAGCTCCAGCCCGGCCTGATCCCGGGTTGCGATCCCGACCTGGTGCGTCCCTTGCAGAAACGCCTGTCGAAGCAGGTACAGAACATCTGGCTGAATACCCGGGTGGCCGACATTCAGGCGCTCAAGTCCGGGCTCAAGGTCACCTTCGAGGGTGACAAGGCGCCCGATCCCCAGACTTACGACAAGGTCCTGGTGGCAGTGGGGCGCACGCCCAACGGCAAACTGATCGGCGCCGACCGGGCCGGCGTCGAGGTGGACGAGCGCGGCTTTATCCCGGTGGACGCGCACATGCGCACCAATGTGCCGCACATCTACGCCATCGGTGACATCGTCGGTAATCCCATGCTGGCGCACAAGGCAGTGCACGAGGGCCATGTTGCCGCCGAGGTGATCGCCGGCCTGCCTGCGCTGTTCGACCCCATGGCCATCCCCTCGGTGGCCTACACCGATCCCGAGATCGCCTGGATGGGGCTCACCGAAACCGAGGCAAAGGAGAAGGGCATCGAGATCGAGAAGGGCGTATTTCCCTGGGCCGCCTCCGGCCGCGCGCTCGGCATCCACCGCGAGGAAGGCTTCACCAAGCTGATTTTCGACGCCCGCAGCAAGCGCCTGCTCGGTGCCGGCATCGTTGGCCGCAACGCCGGCGAACTGATCGGCGAGACCGTGCTGGCTCTGGAGATGGGTGCGGATGCCGAGGACATCGCGCTCACCATCCATCCGCATCCCACCCTCAATGAGTCCATCGGCATGGCCGCCGAGATGGCCGAAGGCACCATCACCGACCTGATGCCGCCGCGCAAGAAGCGTTGA
- a CDS encoding UPF0149 family protein → MPETLHHDALARELAGHGCTFSPAWLHGALFGLIALHDDDHEAGCKRLRTLLAADDRLGVWLCERYRALWSALDGPGLDFGMPLPEGVPAERAQTVIDWTRGYLEALHCSGLDEATLPVAAGRHALDELRRIATAEPASLCRDEDGQEEAAEHAWVTAVLVRELLVVTRE, encoded by the coding sequence ATGCCGGAGACACTGCACCATGACGCGTTGGCCCGGGAGCTTGCCGGGCATGGCTGCACCTTTTCGCCTGCCTGGCTGCACGGTGCCCTGTTCGGTCTGATCGCCCTGCACGACGACGATCACGAGGCTGGCTGCAAGCGCCTGCGGACCCTGCTGGCGGCCGATGACCGCCTGGGTGTCTGGCTGTGTGAGCGCTATCGGGCGCTGTGGTCGGCGCTGGACGGGCCGGGACTGGACTTCGGCATGCCGCTGCCGGAAGGTGTGCCGGCCGAGCGCGCACAGACGGTGATCGACTGGACTCGCGGTTATCTGGAGGCCTTGCATTGCTCGGGCCTTGATGAAGCGACGCTGCCGGTCGCCGCCGGGCGGCATGCGCTCGACGAACTGCGACGGATCGCGACGGCCGAGCCGGCCTCGCTGTGCCGCGACGAGGACGGGCAGGAGGAGGCGGCGGAACACGCCTGGGTGACCGCGGTGCTGGTACGCGAGTTGCTGGTAGTGACGCGCGAATGA
- the rplU gene encoding 50S ribosomal protein L21, translating to MYAVIQTGGKQYRVSEGTTLRVEKIAADEGASIEIDKVLMVADGDDIKVGAPYVEGGKVTATVKAHGKGKKVRIIKFKRRKHHLKRQGHRQAYTEIEVTGISAG from the coding sequence ATGTACGCCGTTATCCAGACCGGGGGCAAGCAGTATCGCGTGTCCGAGGGAACCACCCTGCGGGTGGAGAAGATCGCCGCCGACGAAGGCGCCAGCATCGAGATCGACAAGGTGCTGATGGTTGCCGACGGTGACGACATCAAGGTGGGTGCGCCCTATGTCGAGGGTGGCAAGGTAACCGCCACCGTGAAGGCGCACGGCAAGGGCAAGAAGGTGCGCATCATCAAGTTCAAGCGCCGCAAGCATCATCTGAAGCGGCAGGGCCATCGCCAGGCCTATACCGAGATCGAAGTGACCGGCATCAGCGCGGGCTAA
- a CDS encoding alpha/beta fold hydrolase, with the protein MSVVPLYYREYGDAGPSLILLHGLFGSSANWGSIARELSGQFRVIVPDLRNHGRSPRAEPMDYAVMAEDVQALIDTLGLDRPLVVGHSMGGKAAMRLALESPEVAAGIGVVDIAPVDYGHDFSSVFAGFEAVDLARLSDRAEADRQMAAFVPDAAVRAFLLQNLVHERDGWHWRLNLPLLRASIGTVTAFEVPPGAHYERPAHFIFGTRSDYVQKAYWPTIQTLFPGAVFCPVEGAGHWVYAERRDAFLHCLKDLLDAGDTAP; encoded by the coding sequence ATGAGCGTGGTGCCGCTGTATTACCGCGAGTACGGTGACGCCGGCCCCTCCCTGATCCTGCTGCACGGCCTTTTCGGCTCTTCGGCCAACTGGGGTTCGATCGCGCGCGAGCTGAGTGGGCAGTTCCGGGTGATCGTTCCCGATCTGCGCAATCATGGACGCTCGCCGCGTGCCGAACCGATGGACTACGCAGTGATGGCGGAGGACGTCCAGGCGCTGATCGACACCCTGGGACTGGACCGCCCCCTGGTGGTCGGGCACAGCATGGGCGGCAAGGCGGCGATGCGCCTGGCGCTGGAATCACCCGAGGTGGCGGCCGGTATCGGAGTGGTGGATATCGCCCCGGTGGACTATGGACACGATTTCTCGTCCGTGTTCGCCGGTTTCGAGGCGGTGGACCTGGCGCGGCTTTCCGACCGCGCCGAGGCCGACCGGCAGATGGCGGCCTTCGTGCCCGACGCAGCGGTGCGTGCCTTCCTGTTGCAGAACCTGGTCCACGAGCGCGATGGCTGGCATTGGCGGCTGAACCTGCCGCTGTTGCGAGCCTCGATCGGTACCGTCACTGCCTTCGAGGTGCCTCCGGGCGCGCACTATGAGCGGCCCGCGCATTTCATCTTCGGTACCCGCTCGGATTATGTCCAGAAGGCCTATTGGCCGACCATCCAGACCCTGTTCCCGGGGGCGGTCTTCTGCCCGGTCGAGGGGGCGGGGCATTGGGTCTATGCCGAGCGGCGTGATGCCTTTCTGCATTGTCTGAAGGATCTGCTGGATGCCGGAGACACTGCACCATGA
- the rpmA gene encoding 50S ribosomal protein L27 has product MAHKKAGGSSRNGRDSESKRLGVKRFGGQQVRAGNIIIRQRGTRVHPGVNVGCGRDHTLFAKIDGVVKFETKGPKNRKYVSVVPV; this is encoded by the coding sequence ATGGCACACAAGAAGGCAGGCGGCAGCTCTCGCAACGGCCGCGATTCGGAATCCAAACGCCTCGGCGTCAAGCGTTTCGGCGGCCAGCAGGTGCGTGCCGGCAACATCATCATCCGCCAGCGTGGCACCCGGGTGCACCCCGGCGTGAACGTGGGCTGCGGTCGCGACCACACCCTGTTCGCCAAGATCGACGGCGTGGTCAAGTTCGAGACCAAGGGTCCGAAGAACCGCAAGTATGTGAGCGTGGTGCCCGTCTGA